CCACTTTTCCCAACGTCTGTCGTTCTCTTAGTGCTTACATTGTTATTCTTAATTTTTGTTACTATCTTAGAAACTGTGTCGTCTTTCATAATTTCGTCTTTGTTACCCTGAGTTTGATGGATTTTGTCATTAGCGTTCTTGTCGTTTCCATGCGCATTCAGAAAACCTTCATCACTTTGTATTTTACCTTCTTCATCTTTAAAAATTGGATCCTTTTCTGCAACATCTTCATCTGTATGCTCAGTCGGCTTACTCTGCAACGCACTGTTTTCATCAAGCGTCGTATTTACCAGTTTTGCGTTTTCAATTATTTTCCTGTCAGTCTTATAGATGTTTTGGCTATCTTTTTTCACACCTTCATATTGGTTTTGGTTTCTTTCTGCATGCTTGTCATCCTGTATATTGACGACAGTAGCGTTAGTTATCGGAAAATCAGTGGCAGATTGTAATAAGTTCCTTTGATTATTGAGATATTTTGACTGGACAGATCCATTTGGAGTGGGCGTTGTCGTAAACTTAGGAAGTGCACTAGTCCCTGCCCCTTTTGGTGTCGGAATGTTACAAATATTCCCACTCCAGGTTGTCACAACCAGGTATGTGCCTAAAAACAAATAACTACTGTTAAGTTGCATTTaattaatcaaaacataaatataaatgatgttgtttttttaatttatatgttaGAAGATTCACAGAAGCTATATAACGTATAAATGTCGCCTTTTGTGGTTGTACGCCgtagttaaaaaaatatattatgttatgaACCGTTTTATAATATCGTCTCCTATTACGATGTAGGTTTCATTTTTTACAGGAAATTCTCGCATTCAAGCGTGTTATTAGCGCCAATAACTTCAGACTGGCGCAGACTGTCTTCAGTGTTTACTTGCACGACCAGTAAGATATGTATATACTGACAAATACAATAAAAGTTTGATTCCAAGATTATAGGAAATGTGAAGTCCCTTGTCGATTATATCAAATCAATTCCTACATAAATGGTAATAATGCTAATACACTGTTTACAATCTAACATCATAGCATTGATTTTACGTCCTCTGAAGAGGACAATTTAGCTAAAGTGAGCTTATCTCACTAGAAAGAGGTACAAACAATCACATTAGTGTTAACCGAGCTGAGCAGTGAGAAAGACAACACTTTTCAGACATTTTGCAAAGGAATGCTGGTTATATGTTTACTAAGACACCATAAATGCTTTATAATATTCCATTCACaaagtgaaattatcaaaatatttttaaaaatgtacaaaaaatagctgcaatttacaatggaaaatgcCCCGTCACAATCGTTGTTGACGGTTAATTCAAAACTAAGCAAGATATTctgaaaattcaaaaatttaagaAGTCCATATTCCAACTTGTAGTGCACAGTATTTTGCCAGCAAATATGTCTTTATTTAGTTTTCAACGAAAAGGTAAATGACACTGTTTTCAACTGTTAATTGGCTTATTAAGGCTTAGAATtacgctttgagaaacaaaaatcaaacaacaccaaatacatgcagttcaattttcatgttaaacaactctttctttctatgatttggtgttgtttgatttttgtttctcaaagcgtTATTCTAAGCCTTAAAGATAACTTGCAGAAACTTCAAGCTACTGTGATACATTATATGCAGATCAATCACTTAATGCATACCGGCCACAAGCCATGCAAGGTTGACCATCACTCCCACTACGGTGGTAACAAGCGTTATTTTCATAGACCATCTTTCCTTTTCCGATGCTGGTCCACTATCATATGGTTGTCTCAGTACGCTTAACAATACAGGGAGACAACCACTTACAATAATATACACTGGGATCATCTCCTTCGAAGGACACTTGCTCACATACTCGGaacctgaaaagaaaaaaaagtgtaaTAAAGACAAAACCTGGGCAGGGAAAAGGTTATTTGttcaacaaataatcaaggcctttgagtggATTGTCCtgtaatttatcacggttcagagttcagatacgcaggaattgaaccatgtGGTCGTTAGTCCGAGTTTGTTTAATATCTAAGCATTTAAACTATGAACCGTGGTAAAAAGAcgacaaaccacaagaaggcattgattctGTTCATCCTTACATGcacattgaaatattatttttaaaattatgctgGGAATCATTTATTTGAGTAGTAATATATCGGACATCATGCGGCAatctgacgtcataatgctctcttactgaTTCGTGCGTCAGCCGCTTCTTATcgcagaaatacagagctgtttAACTAGCAATCAAATCGAGGTATGTTTGAACGAACGTTAATGCCATCAGTGTTATTTACCATTTTAAtatatcttaacctttagcctgctggcggcaagagattttgcctttgcgaccagtgcagaccaagatctcgttattcattcagtaaattttcagtgaacaccccttcaaataatatatagtactgccaaaattgaatgatggaccagtcaatttaAGAAAGGAAACAGAGTATCAGTTAACCTAAAAATAACATTGACAAATACAActgttactaataaactttgataatgtggcagttgacctaaatacaatcgacactgtttattttccgatacaggtaaatccaatatttgttttacaatggATCTATGACAGATTATCactgaacacccctggacttactggattcaactgccacattatcaaacaACTATTACTCTGCAAGTTAAAggcaacaaacaaaattttatgcccgCTTCCATAAACTTTGAGTGTTAAATTATAGGTAAATACACGTTTTTTATCGTACATATAATTGCAAGTAGCTAGgcaaatttgaaaacaattgtcCAAAAGATGGGTTAAACGTGACAAGCAATGGATAAAACATTTATTCTGAAATGTCTTAGAAAGAAACGTATCATCACATATATCTGGTATAAGTTCTTAGACCGATCCTTCTACACAGTAATACGAAACAAAATAACTAATTGAAAATTGATCGAGTTACTTTAACGTATCCAAGGAAATGacacaaatatattaaaacgatTATTATGAATTAATATCGCAGCCAGACTTTGATTTATGATTTGTAAGAAAATTAGTGTTATGTCTAGGTAGTGCCGATCATGCTGCTCATGTATTCGTGGATAAAAAAATCTTCTGCCAATGGTTTTATATAAAGTGCATATAACAATTATATGGAGATGGCTTTAacaaattatgtgaaaatataatttattacatacatctaaaaaaaaCGACAAATGGGTTTAATTGTCCCTAACTGTTAATGCCTATGACACTTTACAAGTCACGTTACTTGAATTTCTTTTCATTCTAAAGAATAAGCTGTAAagcagacatttaaaaaaaacaagcgcAAGGACTTCAATACTCAGCagttcttgttttgttctttgtcACGAAAACCTATATCATTAATTGTGTTTGTGTgttggtgttttgccactgataattccaaggcggtgctccaccTTTTTCCTTACATTACACGTGTTTTTCTTGTTTATCTTGTCTTTATGTGCTATTCTGTTTATGTGTTTTTGTGTAGATGTCTATGTCTTTTTGTGTTACTTCGTTTATGTCTGTTTGTGTTGAGGTCTACACGCCCATACATACATTACTGTATATGGTTTTGTTTAAGAGAGGATGCAATCATGATTGCGGTAAATCCTATATGatacttgtttttattttcgGATGTGTCTACATGTacaacaaaattgaaaaagaattCGTTTTTCCACATGAAATGATGTAAATGTACTTGTCAATGACATAGCGACACATATAATGGCTCTCAGTAGATTCATGCAGTCATAAACTTACGTCGTTTGTGGAAGAATACTTTAGCTGTTTTGTGCGATATCGCTACCGAGAAGACAAATACAATTTGATGTAATTAACATGTCAGAACTTTATCTCTGTATTGAAACATACCAACTATAATCTTCGTTACAGAAAATCCTACACACAGGACAAGTACAAGAAACAGGAAACATCCATgtcctgaaataaaacaaaaagacattCAATATGCGACAAACAAGGGTTTGGAATAAATGGTTCAGGAAAAAAGGTTATATTGGTTACTGGCAAAAATGTAGCAACTTTAGATTTAGATAACATTATCATATTAATCAGAGTCGTCAACATAAAATttctcaaaagaaataaaaaaaaaacgtactgaaacattattttattatgaaataaacattttatcgATATTTGATAATTCCCTATTTGTATATCTGCAAGAACGTTTAATATCTAAAATTATGTGTTGTATGATAATTCTACaatgttatacaaataaaaataaaatacggTTCTTTTAACATTACTTATAGTTTGGTTTGCAATATCACATGGTTCTTTTAATATTACCTATAGTTTGGTTTGCAATATCACATGGTTCTTTTAATATTACCTATAGTTTGGTTTGCAACATCACATGGTTCTTTTAATATTACTTATAGTTTGGTTTGCAGCATCACATGGTTCTTTTAATATTACTTATAGTCTGGTTTGCAATATCATATGGTTGCAATATCAcatgtttcatttaatattacCTACAGTTTGGTTTGCAATATCACATGGTTCTTTTGATATTACCTATAGTCTGGTTTGCAATATCACACGTTTCTTTTAATATTACCTATAGTCTGGTTTGCAATATCACATTGTTCTTTTGATATTGTCTATAGTCTGGTTTGCGATATTACTTGGTTCATTAAATATTACCTATAGTTTGGTTTTACAATAATACATGGTTCTTTTGATATTACCTATAGTGTGGTTTGCAATATCACGCGGTTCTTTTATATTACCTTTAGTCTGGTTTGCAATATCACATTGTTCTTTTGATATTGCCTAAAGTCTGGTTTGCGATATTACTTGGTTCATTAAATATTACCTAtagtttggttttataataatacatGGTTCTTTTGATATTACCTATAGTGTGGTTTGCAATGTCACGCGGTTCTTTTTATATTACCTATAGTCTTGTTTGCAATATCATGATATTTAGCATAAAGTATTTAATATGCCTTTTTGTGATATTTACTGATAGTTGATTTCTTATATTTTAACGACATCGTTCTGAAGGTTTGGTTATGAAACAtatgacaaatatttgtacatgAAAAGCGAAACTCCTTGGGCATACCACCAAAAGAGTTATTCAGATTCTACAACGTTTGCAATACTATTTCtacaatttgtattttatttattatacttaGTCCAAAGTCTGGTGCGATGGTAGTTCAAAACAATTCTTTAGCGTATCCCCACACCCTCTTATGTATAAGATTGGTCATAAAATCAATCTGCTAGATATTTAAAGGTGGACAGTCATATATAAGCAATTTTTACGTCCTAAATTATGTTGCAGATATTTTAAAGATCAAAAATTAAACGCCCTTACAAAGtgtcagaaatatttttgaaatatatatatgattttgtttgataatattttgtacttATCCCACGCCATCACTCTATCCTTCAATATGGCCGTATTCAAAAAGATcggtttttctttatttcaatataatttttacatttacatttgctTCAGAAAGATTTCGGGATATTTTAATAACTGGGTGTAGTTTCGAATTTCATTTAGACTTATTTCTAAAAATCTATCGTGGTTGTGCAGCCATCAACATAGGCATGAGCATCGCTATTAGATTTTGgccaaatatataattatacaataatattgttcttatatttacattagtatatttattctaatttatataaaatgtatcaatTTATACCCatgcttctttttaattttcaagacACATCAAGTGGAAATTTAAAAGATTTGTAGAACGTTATGTGAGCATAAAGTGCAAATAATGAGATGTTAATAgttcgaacaaatccattacatGAATAACATCAGATGAATCTAAATCATCATAAGATATAGTTACTAAAgtgattgtaaatattttagaaattatgtAACTGATACCTACCTACTGCAAATTTCATTGACGTTGAATTCCTCCGATTTCTAGCCATTCCGAAAATTTTAAATAACACTTAATTAAAAGTAATATTGCACGTCGAAGGTCATTCGTACTATTATTTCCTGTGTCTGGTAATCTTGATCAATGACGGTGCTTATtgatatttagatattcatattTTAACACATTGAGGTATCagagatattttttaaacaaacacacaGCGCGTTCGAGTCAGGCGGTCGGAATGATCATGAAATTACTTTTATCACATATCTAGAATATCCATTTCGTGCCAACATTTCACCTCAATAAATTGGTTTCTGGTATCATTGTCAAAATTAATCAATATGATTTTGGCGCCAGACGAGTGTGTAAATGTCTTGATTGATGATTGGTAAATTTCATTTCCGCAAACAGACAAACCGATGCTGGTCACAAAATCCGAACGCAGACGAGAAAAACACAATTTGTATATAAACTGAGATTTTATTACATTGTATCGCTTTTAAGCTGAATTATTCAGAATAATGATAGTGTTTCTAGTAAATTGTATATTTCAGATCACAGGCCACAGAATAAAACGAAGCACTGAAATGTTCATGACAACATAAATTAATTTGGAGTCgcagcaaatgaattttaaaatgtgcactttttcattaaaatcattgaGTTTATTCGTCTTCACTAATGATCTCCGTGTCTTCGAGGACGATAAATTTCACATTTCTATATAGACTAATAATAGAAGCAAAGGTAAAATTCTAGTACACTGTACATATTCATATTcagtatatattttattcttataaCAGAGACGAAAACTAGACTTTATTCCACCTGCCAAATTTAGGTCCCCTGTGCCACTCACAAAATTAGTCAATATAGTTCCGGCACCAGGATCTCATTGTATTATAAACACATGTTAATTTCACTACACAACTCCATGAAGTCTGGCACAGACGCGAATACATTGCAGAATATTCCTTTTCTTAAACAAGGGCAATTGTAATCCTTAACAGTGCTAAACCTTTGCTATATTTTCGCCTGAACAAATAGTTCCTTATGTTATTGATGATGTGGCACTAGTCGACATCAAACAGATCATTTTCCTCTTTTAAAAGGAATTGTCAATTTTTATTTCAGcagaaagaaaattttaatagactaatcattttagatatttaaataaaccgtaatgtttaaataaagtattaaatgtatattataatgtCAAACGAGGTCGACCGTAATCCAACGCGGcatatatattttactataataCGTActtgaaaaatcaatgaaaccaATCAATAGATTTTAAAGGTGGTTGTTTTGTTCTCCACTTTGGAAAATGGATTAATTAATCAGCACGGGGCGTCAGTCCTGCTTTGAATCAATTGTTTAGTTGTTTTAGTCTAAGCATCTTTCATGAAATATCCATATATCTGATCACACTTTGATGGAGGCAGATCCGAAATTCTTTTACATGTAGGCACGGGTGGAAATTTAAGTAGAACGATCAACTTTCTATTTGACAGATTGTTGTTTTCCTCATATGAAATAGTTGTAAACACATGCAAGGATTCAAACCAAGAGTGGTAATAGTTATGCATTATAAAGGATCTCCACTTAACCCaggaggcgtgagaggtgttgcatctTTCATGACTCATCAGCAGTCTAAATTAAACCATGTGTGCCATTATCTATTTAACTTGgttgtacatgtattatttttcttatagACTTTATTAGTTTCAATCAAATGGAGAAGATTTTCTCAAACTTTAAGTTTTAATATTGTTAGAAGGGAGAGGTATCCTATATTATCATTTTACTTGGTTGcactctatgcttccaaaggtttATTATTTATTAGCATCAATCAATAAAATGAAGAAGATTGTTTTCATATTGTTTAATTGGAGAGGTGTCCTATATTGATTTCTCCACTTTATATTTATAACGCTTGTATGTTATAAGATTTGAGATTTCGGAATTGGACTTTCTCAAGAAACTCAGTGAAAAATGAAGAGAGCTATTAAACTAAGTGGTCATACCTAAAAACGCACTATATATGGCTTTATGAGGACCGACATTGTAGAGCTTGGAGACATGTGACATACTGCAGGTGCTGATGAGTTCTACGCTCATTACAAGTGTCAAATAgttcgcccgcttagctcagtagggagaaggCAAGTTCCTCCCCCTTGACAAttcataaaatacattgtattgaaaTCATAAGTTCTCCACCTCTTATAAAATTTATGTGCTGAAAAAAGAACGAAGCTAAACTCAAAACAAGGGAACAAGTGTCAAACTTCATTGTTAAGATTGTTAATTTTCATAAAGTTCGGCGAAGCTGAATGGAAAACGAAAAATgtgtttaaaggtatattagatccaaatttaatatttaaaaacatgaacaattacttcatatagcttatgtaaacataaaattgacaaatttagGTGTATTTACAGTAcaatgcattaggtttaaaatagtacacactgtatttATAATGTATAGATTCACAAAGTGTACTTAAGaactggctgttttttttttttatttaactatgAATGAAGCTCtatatttaaacttaatttgagccgaaccatgagaaaaccaacagtgctgtctggtcaggatccatgctgttcgctttcaaagccttttgcaattagagaaaccgttatcgaacagcatggatcctgaccagactgcgcggatacgcaggctggtctagatccatgcttgtcgcaaacgcactatgttggttatctcatggtgcggctcatttatatatttagtaaagctGAATACAATTGATTAGGAACTTATACATTTGAAGttaatatctaaagataaaatatatcagtaaaaaatgcccattggatatctttaaatgtAACCCTGTAGTAATAAGGATAAGAAAAAGTAACACAACATATCagtgaaatgtaaaattaagttGGAAATTTGAGCATACCATTGTATGTAGAAAGTGCTCAGTGaggtaaacattttatattacaaaTTGTTTTAGAGTTGTTAAATTCTAAATTATATGTACTGAAATAAGTGTCTGTATCAAAGTTGTGATATTTCTATTGCTATCTATTAGACTATAGATTTGTAGATTATGGCATGTTTCATTAAATAGTTCGATTTCAATAGCCTAAGATTTAAACTTACGAGTTTAAAACACAAGGACaacagccacattcaaagaacgcagccaccCATACAGCACTCCACATGGCAATATGTGTGTGTGTACTATATACACGCACACGGTAACTGAGCGCATGTACACAGCAACACAAACGATCGCATTAATAACAAAGAAGTGAGAAACATACATATATCatacatgaagaaggaacacATTAgggcacagccttggaacggtcagtggcagaaACACCACTGGTgagtttaaactagtttactggGGCCAAACAGACATATATATAACGATGCATTTTTACTGGAATTTCATTAAAACTGACTATGATAtcgttaaatgaaatattaagttTCTGAGCTAAACTATTTCCTTCTTCAGAAACCCAAAACAAGTTTAAAGCAAAAACTATAGGGAGAACGTAACTATCAGCTTTGTCCCTCAAATTGGACAAAACAGCCCACAAGATAGCATACATGTAAACCGTAGACATGATGAGCTGATATATCCTCTACAAAAGACTGCAAATAAAATCTGACTTTCAGACATGTGACTTTGTACCACTGCTACTAATGTACAAGgtagtattttcataaaaaatgtgaTATAAACTGAGATTGCATCACGTACAATCAACTCAGAAGCACCGACACCATGTAGAGCCTACCTTAGAGCAAACGGCAGTGTGTCAATTTCATAACTGTATATACACCAGGACATAGTCTACCAGTTTGCTACTGATGATATAGATATAATTGTATAGACGCTAGATGATATATTTTATGCTAGACGAATTCGCTGTTTGAACAAGTAAACCTGCATGTATACATGTTTCTGCTGAATTACACCAACTCATTATGAttacaaaatagagaaaagtggaaacttcacaatCCCTATCAGTTCCAAACGTTAACAAACTGtttaacttatataaaaaataaacatttatataatacccTTCACATGTTTACATACACGTTTTCATAAGTGATCTAcataatgaaaaatgataaactgATATATGATCTCCATAGGGGTGTCATTTACTAGTATTTGTGTTGTCATTGATCTTTTACTATGCACTTTGTGTAAATGACAATCATTTAAACACTAATATGGTGcattcgtggccgagtggttaaggtcactgtgcCCCTAGCTGATGTTGGTTCAGGCCTCGCTTTGGGCGTAGAATTCTCCATGTGAACAAACCATTCAGCTTGCTTACGGGatgtaggtggttctacccactaGTGATGAAATAATTACCGGAGAGGTCTTCCTCTACtacgaaaagctggaaagtcgccatatgatatatgagctgcaccatgagaaaaccaacaaagtgcatttgcgactagcatggatccagaccagcctgcgcatccacacagtctggtcaggatccatgctgttcgctaacggtttctgtaattgcaataggctttgaaagcgaacagcatggatcccgacttTAAAGTTCTAAcacttttttgtaaaacatgcgGTGACTCTTGAGACGCATTGAATGTTTGGACGTTACGCATTCATCTTTGTGTCTTACCGGACACCCGTTATAGTCATCTCTTAAAGTTCATTTCTGATATCGGTTTGCTTCGGACCCTAAATTGTGTTTCCCTTAATGCTGTTCTACAAACGCACCATGCACATGCGTTTATAGTTCTTGAGGCTTGCCTATTTATCAATTTACAAGAGTATATTTGTGTTTGCGTACCATATATTCTGTTACCATTACATATGTAAGGAATAATAATTGATACTTCCTGTAACTTTAGAACTTTGGAGAGGTTAAGATTGAGGTTTGGTATACTGTTGAATGACTTAATCTTTCCGATGGTAtcttttcagtcatattaacaaCGAAATGAGCACATTGCCCAACTTCATAATGATACATCACTGGAATATCTCACCAAGACACATAAAACTAACACCGGGCTGATCAGGCCTGGAACTATCCTCTTAAtcctgagcgccaagcgaggaagctactagtacacTTTTTCAAGTCTTTGGCGTGACATAGTCAGGGAGTGAACCAACGACCCAAAGCACTTGAAACGGACGTTCTCCACTAAGGTATACAGGTAATACATGTCAATTGTATGCGCATCCTTACACACACCGCTAAAGGGTTGCTTTCTGTGTAGTCTGCGTATTTGGAATGTGTTTTTTTATATGTATCGAAGCAGACAATGTCAGAAAATAGATAGGGACTcgtaaacaaataaacaaaataaacatagtcagaaaataattatgaatttgcaaataaaaattaaaagtaagaGTTTTTAACTGTAGATTTCCAGGAAGCATAGACAACTATGAACACAGCCATACAGCCGTGCATCGCAAAGTAGACTCACAGCAACaagaaactgtaatggaaagATATAGCATACGGGttacttcaaaaaaaaattcaacagcAAGTACATTGTAATACAAAAATGGGTAAAGGGTTGATAAAAGGGTGCAGGTGTTGGGTAAAGTGGAAAAGGCAAGGATAAATATTCGACAGGGAAAGCAACGCtaaaaaacgcagtctccctacacCGCAAACCACAGCAGCGTATATCATAATTGGGTAGGGACTCGCAAACAAGTATTCTAACATGATTCAACTTTTctgtcagttaaacaaagaagcaAGCCATGTGTTGTATATTCTGCGTAAAATGAAACATGTTACATTTGGTAcacataatttataataacgacaTGCATTACAGGATTTCAAACTTTCAAAAAGATATATCttttaagcatatatatatattaaaaactgTCCACAACGTTACTTTCATTCTGAAGTTCTATCTCTTGTTTTGAAAAAGCAAAGAGACAAGGATCGAATAATGAGAGAAATAAAGTCAGAAATAATAACTAAATTTGGGCTGCTCAAAAGAGGAAACAAATTGgttaatttgaattataaaaaCAACATATTGTTTATGTGACGATGACGGTGATGAACGtgatgaaaatatttctgcaatGTTAATTCTGATGATTTCGTTCACTTTCACAATAGACAGATTAGTAGGGCGCTTTCGTATACAGACTCTGCCGTCACATATTAAATATCAGTCTTAAAACTTTAGCTGCGTGTTGTTCATTACATTTGTCATTAAAAATAGATGATAATTTAGGAACACTCTAGCATAAACagagtaaatttaaatttaagtgCATAAACAGCTACATATGATTTCAGTATAAAAAATGACAATTCAAAAGTGAATACACAATGCAGTTATACAATATTGAGATTCATAAGCATGTGTTTATGAGAACCTCACTATATCGGAAGTGATACATCAGAGAACAATGgagataaaacatattttatacgtTTGTACTTTTCATATTATCTTACACTTTAGATACGATGTACAAATACGGCTGTTGCTAATCCTTACATAAGCtgaatatcaaaatatacaaacttcaCTTCAAAACTGATTTATAGAATTACATATTATAAACTACCGGTATATGGTATTGTTAAAGCGTTAAAATCATGCAGTGAAGCTTGCAGTTCAATAATGATCATATGTATGGGAAATAGTATTACAACTCTGTAACTACATTGAACACTTCATGTACATGTACCAATCGTACGccatattattatgtaaattgtgCCTCATTGGTCTTATGACCATCtggttgtttataaaataaactcttgaaactctTGAAACTATGTACAAGAAAAATGAATGTGTTACTACACATTTTTCTAGACTGTTTCTGACTACTTTGTTGGGCACAGAAAATGTTATTCAAGTGTATACTGCTTACTATGTGAAGCATAATGTTTGCCACACTTACTGCCTACACTTACTGTTTGAGTCACTTTTGCCTGTAACAATGTTTTtcctttatttctaaattttagaTATAAAACCACACCATTACAAAACCACTCCATTGAGTTACACATTTTAAAGAACTTCAAGAGTGGTAATGGGAACTTCTTAAATTTTCACAATACCTTCACACTTTTGAAGATATCGTCAAAAATGGATTTGATTGTttatttcagccatttttgacaCCAAAGTGTTTAAGTCACTTCTGATTGCGTTTGTGACTGTTGTAAAACTTTCAGTATATCTTATTTAGCATTAAAGAAACATTTCAatacaacattttgtaaaattaaaaaaaaaaattcgaaattaTCATTTGCCACATATTAGATCAATATCAATTATCAAAGACCCTTTGAATGAGGTATCATTTCTTGATCTTGAAAAATAAAAGCCGCCATTTATGTGCTTTATGTATCATTTTATGGATTATAAATGTGGATAAAACAGTATGTAAATGACT
The genomic region above belongs to Mercenaria mercenaria strain notata chromosome 12, MADL_Memer_1, whole genome shotgun sequence and contains:
- the LOC123535088 gene encoding uncharacterized protein LOC123535088 — protein: MARNRRNSTSMKFAVGHGCFLFLVLVLCVGFSVTKIIVGSEYVSKCPSKEMIPVYIIVSGCLPVLLSVLRQPYDSGPASEKERWSMKITLVTTVVGVMVNLAWLVAGTYLVVTTWSGNICNIPTPKGAGTSALPKFTTTPTPNGSVQSKYLNNQRNLLQSATDFPITNATVVNIQDDKHAERNQNQYEGVKKDSQNIYKTDRKIIENAKLVNTTLDENSALQSKPTEHTDEDVAEKDPIFKDEEGKIQSDEGFLNAHGNDKNANDKIHQTQGNKDEIMKDDTVSKIVTKIKNNNVSTKRTTDVGKSGDQLTIQEIRVNKAHSESVDSSLFSEKSSQDTLCITCDIHILRFSLAVVVIDWVCVIFGIIYFCHFVYHRFSSIKDQFLLINA